The Triticum aestivum cultivar Chinese Spring chromosome 7B, IWGSC CS RefSeq v2.1, whole genome shotgun sequence genome window below encodes:
- the LOC123157953 gene encoding probable carboxylesterase 8, with the protein MSAIPLAKAVVAPSVQETKQSREEPMGDLMVADVAAAARPPPSKSDNLFMQIAVHPDGAVTRPVVPTIPASDAGSGAAVFSRDVPLNTSLGTYIRLYLPNPVPPSTKLPVILYFHGGGFVVFNADTAFYHTSCEAMAAAVPAIVASLDYRLAPEHRLPAAYDDAVAAVMWLRDVAPQDPWIAAHGDIARCFVMGSSSGGNMAFNAGVRTKGIDLSPAAVRGLLLHQPYLGGVERTPSEERSEDDFMVPLEANDKLWSLALPLGADRDHEFSNPEKAVAQEAVVGLPRCLVSGSDGDPLIDRQRGFATWLRDSGVEVVAKTDGSGFHAAELFVQEKAEEMFALVRDFVSADRDA; encoded by the coding sequence ATGTCCGCCATCCCACTCGCCAAAGCTGTAGTCGCACCGAGTGTGCAAGAGACAAAGCAAAGCCGCGAGGAACCCATGGGCGATCTCATGGTCGCGGACGTTGCTGCGGCTGCGCGGCCGCCGCCGTCCAAGTCAGACAACCTCTTCATGCAGATCGCCGTCCACCCGGACGGCGCCGTCACGCGGCCCGTCGTCCCCACCATCCCGGCTTCCGACGCCGGCAGCGGGGCGGCCGTCTTCAGCAGGGACGTGCCCCTCAACACCTCTCTTGGCACGTACATCCGGCTATACCTGCCCAACCCCGTCCCGCCGTCGACGAAGCTCCCCGTCATCCTCTACTTCCACGGCGGCGGCTTCGTTGTCTTCAACGCCGACACCGCCTTCTACCACACCTCctgcgaggccatggcggcggccgtACCGGCCATCGTCGCCTCCCTCGACTACCGCCTCGCGCCCGAGCACCGCCTGCCCGCCGCCTATGACGACGCCGTCGCGGCCGTGATGTGGCTCCGTGACGTGGCACCCCAGGACCCCTGGATCGCCGCGCATGGCGACATCGCCCGGTGCTTCGTCATGGGCAGCAGCTCCGGCGGGAACATGGCGTTCAACGCCGGCGTCCGGACCAAGGGCATCGATCTGAGCCCCGCTGCGGTGCGCGGGCTCCTGCTGCACCAGCCATACCTCGGCGGCGTCGAGCGGACGCCGTCCGAGGAGAGGTCGGAGGACGACTTCATGGTGCCGCTGGAGGCCAACGACAAGCTCTGGAGCCTCGCACTGCCGCTGGGCGCGGACCGCGACCACGAGTTCAGCAATCCGGAAAAGGCGGTGGCACAGGAAGCCGTGGTCGGCCTGCCGCGGTGCCTGGTGTCCGGGAGCGACGGCGACCCGCTGATCGACAGGCAGAGAGGGTTCGCCACGTGGCTGCGGGACAGTGGCGTGGAGGTCGTCGCCAAGACGGACGGCTCCGGGTTCCACGCTGCGGAGCTCTTCGTGCAAGAGAAGGCCGAGGAGATGTTCGCGCTGGTTCGCGATTTCGTATCCGCCGACCGCGATGCTTGA